One part of the Candidatus Denitrolinea symbiosum genome encodes these proteins:
- a CDS encoding lysophospholipid Acyltransferase, translating into MDEYRAPLRFRITRPVLRVVFRGLFHILARVKITGLDNVPLGKPYVAAVNHVSIFDPPFAAAFWPETLEIIGAADVFDKPGQGQLLKLYGVTPVHRGEYDRALLEWTTRVVKSGRPLFIAPEGGRSRVTAMRRAKPGIAYIVEETRAPVLPVGLVGTTDDFWQRARRGERPNLEMRIGKPIRLPVVEGKGAARRESRQRNADLVMRHIAGLLPEEYRGVYAESVIAAS; encoded by the coding sequence ATGGATGAATACCGCGCGCCCCTGCGATTTCGAATCACCCGTCCCGTTTTGCGGGTCGTGTTTCGCGGGCTGTTTCATATTCTGGCGCGCGTGAAGATCACTGGACTTGACAACGTGCCGCTGGGCAAACCGTATGTGGCGGCGGTCAACCACGTCTCGATCTTCGACCCGCCGTTCGCGGCGGCCTTCTGGCCCGAGACGCTGGAGATCATCGGCGCGGCGGATGTGTTCGACAAACCCGGGCAGGGGCAGCTGCTCAAACTCTATGGCGTGACGCCCGTGCATCGCGGCGAGTACGACCGCGCCCTGCTCGAGTGGACGACGCGCGTCGTCAAGTCTGGCCGCCCGCTGTTCATCGCGCCCGAGGGCGGACGCTCGCGCGTGACGGCCATGCGGCGCGCGAAGCCGGGCATCGCCTACATCGTCGAAGAGACGCGCGCGCCGGTCCTGCCGGTCGGTCTCGTCGGCACGACCGACGATTTCTGGCAGCGCGCCCGCCGCGGCGAAAGGCCGAATTTGGAAATGCGCATCGGCAAGCCGATCCGCCTGCCCGTCGTCGAGGGGAAGGGCGCGGCGCGGCGCGAATCCCGCCAGCGCAACGCGGACCTGGTGATGCGTCACATCGCGGGGCTGCTGCCCGAGGAATATCGCGGGGTCTATGCCGAATCCGTCATCGCCGCCTCCTAA
- a CDS encoding 1-acyl-sn-glycerol-3-phosphate acyltransferase, with product MPNPSSPPPKPVAEKFRPELTRVPEYHWRRRLTRRVLRALMRFLVATRIDLAVRGLENFPERGPALLVLNHLGDADIVVILSQLQTLEVDSLAASNLYDIAALRVFAEPYGVIWLHRGRPDRRALNCALESLRLGRFVTIAPEGRESVIGGLEQGLDGAAFLALRADVPLVPIALTGTENPRLYRGLFCWPRVPVTMTVGRPFRLVRTGDRHADLANGTVQIMRELARLLPPEYQGVYREGAENQ from the coding sequence ATGCCGAATCCGTCATCGCCGCCTCCTAAACCCGTCGCGGAAAAATTCCGCCCCGAATTGACGCGCGTCCCCGAATATCACTGGCGGCGCAGGTTGACGCGCCGCGTCTTGCGCGCCCTCATGCGTTTCCTCGTCGCGACGCGAATTGACCTTGCCGTGCGCGGCCTGGAAAATTTTCCCGAACGCGGCCCCGCGCTGCTCGTCCTCAACCATCTTGGCGACGCGGACATCGTCGTCATCCTTTCGCAACTCCAAACGCTCGAAGTGGATTCGCTGGCCGCAAGCAATCTCTACGACATCGCCGCGCTGCGGGTCTTCGCCGAACCGTACGGCGTCATCTGGCTTCATCGCGGACGTCCCGACCGCCGCGCGTTGAACTGCGCGCTGGAGTCGCTGCGCCTCGGACGGTTTGTGACCATCGCTCCCGAGGGACGCGAGAGCGTGATCGGCGGACTCGAGCAGGGACTGGACGGCGCGGCTTTCCTCGCCCTGCGCGCAGACGTCCCTCTCGTCCCCATCGCGTTGACCGGGACCGAGAATCCCCGCCTCTATCGCGGACTGTTCTGCTGGCCGCGCGTCCCCGTCACGATGACCGTCGGGCGGCCCTTCCGCCTCGTCCGCACCGGGGACCGTCACGCGGATTTGGCGAACGGTACCGTCCAGATCATGCGGGAACTGGCGCGCCTCCTGCCGCCCGAATATCAAGGCGTGTATCGCGAAGGCGCTGAAAACCAATGA
- a CDS encoding cytidylate kinase yields MRDTPSAANNPQPEIQKLMPDVPSIIAIDGPAASGKSTIGKRLADDLGYLFFDTGVMYRAVTWSALQRGVDVHDEAAATRLAEEMSIDVAPASKSDGRACDVIVEGRDVTWETRRPEVDANVSIVSAYAGVRLAMGSQQRRIGQRGRIVMVGRDIGTVILPEADLKIYLDASAEERARRRFAEIIARGGEADYAEILAKIHARDRIDSTRSVAPLRPADDAVIVDTEGLSADEVFARVRELCNG; encoded by the coding sequence ATGAGAGATACGCCGAGCGCCGCAAACAACCCACAACCCGAAATTCAAAAACTGATGCCTGACGTCCCCTCCATCATCGCCATAGACGGTCCCGCCGCGTCGGGAAAATCCACCATCGGCAAACGTCTCGCCGACGACCTCGGTTATCTTTTTTTCGACACGGGCGTGATGTACCGCGCCGTCACGTGGAGCGCGCTCCAGCGCGGCGTGGACGTCCACGACGAGGCCGCGGCGACGCGCCTCGCCGAGGAAATGTCCATTGACGTCGCGCCCGCCTCGAAGTCCGATGGACGCGCCTGCGATGTGATCGTCGAGGGACGCGACGTCACCTGGGAGACGCGTCGTCCCGAAGTGGACGCGAACGTCTCCATCGTCTCCGCCTACGCGGGCGTGCGACTCGCCATGGGCAGTCAACAGCGCCGTATCGGCCAGCGCGGCCGCATCGTGATGGTGGGACGCGATATCGGCACGGTCATCCTGCCCGAGGCGGACTTGAAGATTTACCTCGACGCTTCCGCCGAGGAACGCGCCCGCCGCCGCTTCGCGGAGATCATCGCGCGGGGCGGAGAGGCCGACTACGCGGAGATCCTCGCGAAGATCCACGCGCGCGACCGAATCGATTCGACGCGCTCGGTCGCGCCCCTGCGTCCCGCGGACGACGCGGTCATCGTGGACACCGAGGGGCTGTCTGCCGATGAAGTTTTCGCGCGCGTCCGCGAGCTGTGCAATGGATGA